From a single Paenibacillus sp. FSL R5-0345 genomic region:
- a CDS encoding alpha/beta-type small acid-soluble spore protein, with product MGQAGQGRSSRSNNLVVPQATAALQQLKYEAAQELGVTIPADGYYGNYTSRETGSLGGYITKRLVQLAEQQLSGRQ from the coding sequence ATGGGTCAAGCAGGTCAAGGTCGTAGCAGCCGTTCCAATAACCTGGTCGTTCCTCAAGCAACTGCGGCATTGCAACAGTTGAAATATGAAGCAGCACAGGAGCTTGGAGTAACGATCCCAGCTGACGGTTATTACGGGAACTACACTTCTCGCGAAACTGGTTCTCTGGGCGGTTACATCACTAAACGTCTAGTACAACTGGCAGAACAACAACTGTCCGGTCGTCAGTAA